A stretch of DNA from Excalfactoria chinensis isolate bCotChi1 chromosome Z unlocalized genomic scaffold, bCotChi1.hap2 SUPER_Z_unloc_6, whole genome shotgun sequence:
cgcagagcagcgatgtcgaggtggaggaaggacccacagctgatctgaggatcttccacacagtccttgattttccatctgaaaggtaaagaggacttccctttccagcccctgtcatcattggtcgggtgggttttattggttcattttttgtccattttatatatatgagcctgccagctcctgtcctttccggctgtggagcctttgctcctaTGCTGCGCATCTTGCTTGCCATGGTTGAGaggagtgtagccagcaggacttgagggttgagctgtaggaatggaagcgtcctctgcaacTGTTGTCAAGGgcttggagcagctcttccctcaccctgcaccacgactggcagcatgctctgttttctctctccagaccaagcgtGCCCAGCACGAGgaagcagtcaccagctggcagttggcgttcctgcttctgcctgggcaaaccatcccctgcagctgaacgccaactgcagagcagtgccagggagccctcagaagcagaagtgttggtcctggcaggtaagggtgcaaatccagctttcaaaacactgcttgtcagcagcacaggtaggattcatgctttcagtgggcttccacctgatcctctccaggactgtgtcctaaaaggaaacagatcagaaaggtgagctcttccccccttggagcacccacccacgtaacgtccatgtaatttctaaggatgctgcccagacaaagactgaggatgcttcaggagaagaccttccttgctaagccaaacagaacaagtaaggtaccaaaagatttagagctaatctaaaccttaaagcatataggaccttacagcatcagccttaaagcgtagaagcatgaccagcaggtggagggaggtggtgctgcccctctacactcctctcactgaaaccccatctggagtactgcatgcagttctggagccctcaacacaaggaggacctggggttgctcaagcaggtctagaggagggccatgaaggtgatcagagggggctgaaagcacctctactatgtggacaggctgagagggatggggcaggtagcaaaagaatgaggggaaatggctttaaaccagaagaaggtggatttggatattttgactactgTGAGAACTGTgggtacaatgcttgacagactcaTTGTAGTATAATAAgcttgaattacttacaaggcattagaagtcctctgaattaagactgagaaaatatcacagacttgaagagaagcactttttccccttgtaggtagattgttctctttattccctgtacctaaaaagaagtaacagtgactccacagatgatctctcctagataaaacttacattttacatctattcttactgaagttatacagaaagcttggaatgccattgttgacattagtacagcatctccagaagcgctcagttcagctttcctcatttatttccagaagttacaggaatgaatttatttctttaagtatttgtgaactgtaattccccaAACTTGCTTGGTTctctgagccacgtgttgatattttccacctcttagtgaaacatttcactaatgtgagttaagccagcatgtgacatctgttgttcgtccataagtttctgttttgagtctgcctggacttccagagaccaataaggattttagcatggtagaacagaacatagaaataacatagaaaggctgagaagacacaattaaaggagaaaaaagaataaatgtgaacgtttattacctctgatgttaatgctgagagactcttctcctgttgtgaagcacagaaagctctgttgcacagtcttcatcgaggcgtcccagctgcaagaataagacctatactgaggaagcagctttcaagtcatctcacagcccagtctcaccgtgatagtgctctgctatgcagcagtcagtaattagccatgatttcagatgcttttctaagcagttagtgttatggctacctattacaaggagcaaacagaaagagccatccaacttcagcaactagtccctctgtggcaacaggttctgagctctgaattcaagtacaaaacctgtcagcagatgagacttttgactagagcagaagtgacgcttctgtctcctcttcatcACTAGTTACAcggcatgcacagcacagctgttctgcagagaaacagcgccacccagtgaccaacggcagccattgcctgcaaatacacggcaacttcccagtatctgcagcaaccaTCTCCCCACAcgtgcacttactgaaccagtgaacagcatcagaaggaccttgcacgagacaagggtgacttaacagttgtttaactgcagtccgcttctttgggtctacctagtgggcagaaacactcgagctgttacttacagcactgaaaagaactggagacaattcttctattcctaagagcttcgaggtgcccagaagcacaaacagaaaccagcagtatttcatcacttcacctaaaggaaggtcaaacacctgagctgggaagagcagttacagaacctgtggttacagcaaacgttccacgagCACTTTGTATTTATGAGACTGCCCAGATAGAGCTCAAATGCACACTGagtgtgttcagctttctttatgagacatctgTTGTTTACAGACTGGTTTTAGTTCTACAGCTCAATTAAGAACaagcaagctgcttgaagactgtttaattactaaaatagtaattatttctattacctgtaactagtaccatgtttttatttgagaatttcagcacaaggcaacgctcaccttttcttcatggcatggaacaatttaacttgttcaaacactgaataatttccaggtactccaccagtgttttgagctcctgcaacagcatcttgtagatccatctgaacagaagcggctctttttcctgtagcagctggtgaactcgcagggtactgcgaggtgaaagccatttgggagcagcgtatcttcctctctgcaataaaacagtttaatgaaaatgaaataactaaaataaaagaggatttagaatgaaccttgaacaactatttgggtgattctgacatttctttactttccaaacgtaggaacagacatatgcaaaatcagccttaagaatcacttgaataaattcaatggtgaaatgaagatgtgcttggctgagggcaatgctggaaggcaaactgctcacaggagctgcaaaatgcatgagatcacaccagacatactttgttctgaccacagttgTGGCACATAGTCCTTCAGCATTCCCAacatgaaatgatgtggagcatcacagaaacactgcgcacagacacgatgaccctgattagattcaagcagcaggcttaaaacaagtcagagttttagattccaggacatttcagggtctataatgtgtgaaattcagtgacacaacagtgcccaggtgcctgcgtttcaagcaaccttcagatcacagccacgtaagataaaagcaaattcagtgcagaaatagcaagcctgtatcttaatacccgtaagattatccacttttttactgcagtctgattaagttctaaaacttgctcatcccagttcacttacacaagttccaccaattcaagcaatgcagctctgagatcctgtgtatgtgaggcaggtagaactgaacagtgcagaaatgatctctgacagctctaagagctccattctgcttgcaaactctcagtccaaaactattcacaactctaaggaaacgaacacctgaagcagttggatcatctgccatgtgccgcGTTCGGCTTCTTGGCATCatgatgaacacaaagagttttctgctgccctgcagaaatggacaaagtcctgctcacaaatggaccaagtttcagtgtacagacaggcctttctacccacagctcagcatgttctgccatctgaacagcaaggcctcttgtcaagctcagctatttcccttctcagtgtattctagcacaactgatacccaatgttatcctcctgtagagtgccatcgtattgtcatcgtccaaaggaaaaacccacacagcagagcatacagcagtacacccatgctccaaatatccgcctgaaaaacaaaaagacaagcttacaaacctgaagcacccaaaatggcttactgacagattgcattgtctgtccttgccaaagcccacacacagcccatgaaaagctggctctttccctcagcaaaaaaaaccttacagtcccagagaaagcacgtaaccctcattcaattgttcttccactcaacttagagcgctactaaaaccagtatcttcatcttagctcatcacactgctgcagttcctttgaccaggatttcactggcacaaatgaaatcaaagccatcacaagggatttagcacagttgtgtgttactggctacgagagctgtcagcacagtcacctgtaaggctttgctgctgttctactgatgtataggcacaacaaggttcacacacctcacagtgccaatctctgaagctgctgttttgtagagccccaaagcagtcgcttgagacagttcaggatcagccagagacaaaccagccagctgtgtgaactgagaccaattgcacttctctagtctgcggccactgacagcttctgagagctaccaagcaatgcagcctagcagaatccagaagggaaaccaagagagcctacctgagctccactgcgtttaaatgctccgtgcagaggggagggaaagagggtaaaacaaacaccggtctacatacctctgagccagtatccactttgccctggattagctctggtgctgaagaagctgggcttccacagcatgtgctcaggcggtaatcaaggcctccctggaataacacaaagaatagagagaaacattggctttaacagagttgatgtcttctgggaataacactccagaagcctcagaggcttcttctcctgtgtatattttcattcatctgacattttgctttcattcaatgtgacctcactaagcaagtattgtctaagaccgtgagtatcacgtaaatgtgcagatctcaagctgctcacttatccagtgcccttggcatgatgcgtctctggccgcgtcgtcccctgggatatgtagttctcctccaagagctgagtactcgggatgctgccattccacagaactggagcatgaaccttccacacttccgcataccctctgttacacttgcacataccctctgttacacttgcacataccctctgttacacttgcacataccctgttacacttgcacataccctctgttacacttgcacataccctctgttacacttgcacataccctctgttacacttgcacataccctctgttacacttgcacataccctctgttacacttgcacataccctctgttacacttctgtgtgccattaacaactacactttcttataccaccaaaacagtttgccactctttgtaccctcagttaatgattcatactgcacatgatgtcatgatgtagaatattgacagcaacagcacaaaaccacgACAAACCTCTTCGTAGAAactattgctgaagaaaattgtttttgccaCAGAAGTGGCTGTAACAGAACAACAGGGACTACTTGTCACCTCCACAAAGACTGCACTAGTACCTTCTCTTCAACCTAAGGAAGTAACTACATCCACACGGCTGATTCAacccaccactgtgctgctttatatGAGAATGGCTGAACGATCTGCTTACGGTTACCcaaaactcactggaaaaactcTAACCCCGTCATTCCACACGCAGAAGGAAGTCAGTCTACACAAATGACTTACAAGGCTCTGCGTGTTTGatgactgctgctccaaaagtaatgccttctattttgttatgtcggcccacaacgtcagaggtggatgttggcgggatggcagcagaggttgaatcttcacACCAACGTTCTGCTGGGGCCAtatgacagacggcagcagagggccagtatgacaagatggcatctgacgtggaagcgCGTACGAAGCAGAAACGagttgctgaattcctgcatgcagaaaaaccaGCACCCAACGACATTGATCAACTCTTGTGGAGCAcaaagagtagatgtgagcacggtgaggtggtggatgccgtgtttctgcagtggtgacagatgtcacctctgctggtgcagatttatatGAGGGTGGTACGCAGGCCCTCGCTCGTCACCAAtgagaatgcattgctaatggtggttaCCATGCTGAAAAACGGCGCTTGGCCATGGAGCATTATGCTCTCCCAAGTGATCCATCAGTTGTagtttgcacaggaataaacaggaggcattactttcagagcaacctatgcagCACGCACAACGATGCgaaatggaaacatttcattaaacgaCAATTGCCACGATTTTCAAGCGTGGGTGCTGAATGAAACCCCTGAGCGATTCTTAAAGGgcggaggaagaaatgaagcacgtCTGGTCAGCTCCAAGACAGAGCTGCGTTCTGGGCttgacacagacatcagtgccgACTGAGCTCTCTCCTGTAACAGACAGGCTTACGAGAcaagccaccagctgcaggctgggcctaACAGATGCCTCACGCCCttagcaaggcacagcaggcgGGGCTGAGTCAGAGTCAGCACCCGAGTCAGCACCCCCCCACCCAAGTCCCGTCCTGCACAGCTCGGCTACGACGAGCAACGCGGTACCGGCAcaaaggtgaggcaggagggccCGCTCTGCTGCGTGCCCCTCGGGGTGACTCGGGTATCCGGGCCGTGCCTGGACCGCCTCtatgggcaggaagggctgctgtgtgcgggcGGCTCCCTTACCGCCCAGGCAGCCCGCCGGGAGACCCTCACGGCCCAGCCCGCGCTGCGCCCCTCCCCCAGGGGGCCGGTCTTACGCACCGCCGCCGTTACAGACCCGACGAGCCCcgctccaggctcctccttcagCGCCGGGACagcgaggcgggcggcggggccgggacagACGGCAGCAGCCCACGGGAGGCCCACCGGGCCGaggtccgaccgggccgagttccgaccgggccgagctgcgaccgggccgagttccgaccgggccgagctccgaccgggccgagctccgaccgggccgagctccgaccgggccgagttccgaccgggccgagttccgaccgggccgaggtccgaccgggccgagctccgaccgggccgagttccgaccgcgGGCCCAGCGCGCACCGAACCCGCCGCGCAGCGACGCTCGCAGCCTCTCGCCGCGTCGCCCGGAAGTGACGCCCTAGTGGCGACGAGCGGAAGTGACGCACTCTCGGAGCGCCCGCCGGAAGCGGCGGCATCGCGGCGTGGCGCTAGCCAATGGGCGGCTTGTGGCAGCGCTGAGCTTCGTGTCACTGAAGGACGTGCAGCAAAACGTGCGCTTTCAAACCATGCGCTCTTCAAGTCATGGTTCTTTGTCTGTCAGGTGtcagaagctgaaaggctttcataCGTGGGGAATAACTTCAGCAGCGGAGCCATgacatgcagctccctgtgcaggtatggggagctggccacactgtgcgagaaacaagaaggtgaaagcagaggagctgcgcAAATGAAATGGCCTTGTAGCCTTCTGTCAAGGTGACTGGTGAGTTCTCATTGAGGCCGTGGTGCGaatggggaggagctgggcagctgatgtcatctggcAGCCGCACCATTTTGCACGCTGCTTCCTCGGGAGCTGTGATCTTACACATAAGCGGAGTTTAgatctgctggaggagaagagtgagaaggtGTCTGCACGGAGCTGAAACCTGGGCACAACAGCATTattccttctgagctgccaAGATCAGTACCAGGAAACCAGGGGGTCGTTGGTCACCATTGAACTTCTGGGCCACAGTCCGGAGGTGCTGTATGAATTAAGAACTTGTCTGTGCCTCGTGCTGTAATGGGAAGCCTTGGTGAAATCACCAGTTGTCACACGTGCTGGTTTTAGAAGGTGACCTTTGTAGCCTCGAGGCAGCTCCCATGAATTCCTAAGAACTATTTTGCGTGGGGGATCGTTCCCATCCTCTGGTAGAAGAACCTCTTGTATCAGTGGAAACCAAGTGTAAGATCATCTTACTTTGTCACGGCTAacctacagagctctgaagtacatttggtgtgtgtgtcaggCTCCTGTTAGTGAGTGCTGTGCCCCGTGGACGCGCTACATttgtcctgcagtgtttgctcgtGGTTTATCTCTACTCTGACCACGGGGGTTACTTAAAGTAGAAGTGGGGTGACACAAcgtaaacagaactgcagaaactgctaagacgaggtgcttccagccatttaatgtccttgtgctggttcTTTTGAAAGGGTCGTGATATAGAttgttaaatttttctctccaaatacaaactggatgatgtttaaaggtccaactctaaggattctgtgagtctgttctatgattctgtggtgaggagcagcacagactatttgggtttgctcctctgaagtgtgaaatgaaaaatgacttgctaGAAATTAACCTGTTCTATAGATTccaagttaatttttctcagctctgagactgtcaatggttatcatttgcacttgttctccccaggtattttcttggtgttttaaaCAAGGATCCTGGGCAAATGGAAGtctataatgctgaaatattcaacatgcaACCTTTACTGTCAGGTaggacagttctgtatttaaccCTGGTGCCGAGGtcacaatgtcttggaaatatgtatgcattcaaaacCGACTAATTGGCTACTGACAGCATTGCCCTGTTTCctcctactcttatttctgctgtgccgccttagaatgagggaaggaggatacATCACTCTGTCCACGCCTGGGGAGCAgtatggaatgaaaaaagggagaatgaagcagaatcacagctgataGTCACGGGAAGAGTGAAGCAGAGAGCTCGGGTGTGGGAGGGTGGAAATACCAGAGTTAGAAATAGAGTTGTCACTGCTTAGGATAattgcagcccttctcctgctgagggAGGCTTGGAAATAATCAAGTTAGTAGACTGAGTcgttcactgaaaaagaaaacagcttttccccagcagaactgctttttatttctgaatctaGTGGAAATGATCCTAagaatatgatctttaaggaactgttttcttttttaggcaaCAGGAGCTTAGTATTGCTGCAACCTGtgcattatgcttttagattttgtagcaaaaattgtccctctttattttaggtacataatctttcacattcagtgtattttattaacaaaatcctGTAGAGAAGACCCTGAAGTGGTGTGCCTAgtccttctgtaatttattagaGCTAAAGGGGTACCCAATACATgcactttcctgcctgctgcaagccaagcatactaatttttattcttttgtagataatttaattcctgatgACACAAGGGATTATCAGAATAAATCCTACAGGGAAAGGTAAGGTTGAAACCTGATATCATAATGTGCTGTAGTTATCCAGCAGACAGTGGTAAATACttgtctgaaactgagatgtttgatttgttgcaggacaaacttgtgcagggtcagcattcTTTCTATGCACTGATGGTTTTTGAGACAGCATGTTGTTCGTGTCTAGCTTAGCAGTATGTTCCTAAATACTTTAGACTTGTCTACAGTTCCAGATAAAACATGCccgtttgcatttctttgtcgtatgctttgtttgtacccagcgttatgtttggaattactttaaaaacatacatgtaGAACAAGCGGTGGTTATCTGGGTattcttcctgcatgcaaagtgTCTTGAGTTCAGTGTGTTGTCGTTGCTTCTGTGTTATACACAGGTGGATTTGTGCATTGAGGCATTTGGTACCAGCAAGCGGAAGCGAGCTCTGAACTTGTGGTTTTTGCAGTGCAGGGGCCTCTGTAGTGCCACGTGCAGAAATGTGCTGACTGTGGTGGACAGAAAATGtactcacagagcagcattgtgAGCTTTCTTGTATTAGTGTTCAGGAAACTATTCTAACCTAAAAGAGCTGTGCGGTGGATTTAAGGATGTGTTCTAATAAGAAAGCTAGTCCCTGATTCTCTGGTCCTCatgctccctctttcctcttcagccattgctcctttgtcttagaagagctgaagttcctgcctgctgatgagaagagcagggaccgCAAAGCTCGATGCCTCTGGTTCCTGGACATCCTTATtaagttcagcttcctgaaaataatcaagaagaagCGTAAGACAATTTTCAGCTCTTacccttttcagctgcctgctgggacttgGTTTGTAGTTACCATAATAGCAAACAATGAAGCTTCCCAGAGTTACCTGTTTGATAAATGGCTACATGCAGCAGTTACAGTTCAGCTTGTTTCGTGATGAGGTTCAGTATTTCCATGCCATTGTGGAGTTTTAGATCTGCACCTACTGGGATATACGtgtgtcattctcttcagtccttttctaactgtcatacatcagggtcctgcagtgagatcctatttgtaggagataaaatagtttacatctgagtttgagattccttttttgcttacagacagttcctggtttctgtacctgaaaacattttatatccattattttatataaccaGTCTTGGTGCTCGCTGTGAAACCCCTTTCCATTCTAGATCCAATGGGTCCTGAATGCCCCCACATCATTAGCAGGAAGCTTATGAAGAACTTCACTGACCTACAACAATGGCGGGTAAGgaactgtgattgctttgatgttattgatgttcagaggatggagaaaacagcttgaagggtcacagagtcattatcaaatagcactgcaccaaaacgggaacagcagaagcttctcttgagtagcaggccaggccaggtaaaatattctgttatggctgatcacagaatcacagaatcacagaattataggggttggaagggacctctagagatcatcgagtccaacccccctgccaaagcaggctccctacaccacgtcgcacaggtaggcgtccaggcgggtcttgaatatctccagagaaggagactccaccacctccctgggcagcctgttccagtgctccgtcaccctcaccgtaaagaagttcttgcgcacattcgtgcggaacttcctatgctggagtttcagcccattgcccctagtcctgtccccacgcactactgaaaagagaccagcctcgccactatagctcccacacctcaggtatttataaacctggatcaagtcccctctcagccttcttttctcaaggctaaacagacccagttccctaagtctctcctcgtaggggagatggtccaggcccttcaccatctttgtggccctccgctggactctttccaagagatccctgtcttttttgtactggggagcccagaactggacacagtattccagatgaggcctcaccagggcagagaagagggggaggatcacctcccttgacctgctggctacgctctttttaatgcaccccagaaaTGATGTTCATCCATGAATAATGGAAGTCTGAAACGTaactgggagaggcagagtcaTGTGTGCTTAAACAAGCCTGTGCCTGTGAATTTAGCCAGGCTCACCAGGCTGACTTGATCAGCAAGAGTGAGAAGATTTGTACTTGTTGCTACAGTGCCTTTTCTCAAGAATCCAACAGCCTCTGCGTAGCATAactgccattgctcagccatcatctatctgctgtttgctgtgagctggaggtTAACAGAGAGGTTGAAACCGTGTGGGCCATCGAGggtgcatttgtttataaagactCAGACCAGgggtgaacagtaaaaataaatgctttcagacctgctctgtgtgttgtgtatgGCTGCAGTGGGTACCTTTAGATCAGCTTCACCTCGCTGTCATCTTGCCAGTGtgccacagagacagaagtgtttgtagaCAGTGATTCAGTCAAGTCTGTAAACCtgtaaacatctccagagacctgcacttttgaacagaaacatgggCAGTTGTTGAGGAAGACCTTGAGGCCCCTGTGATCAGGGACCTGTGTTTCctaaagctcttttttcatgtctcgGAAATGCTTGCCATAGCTAACTGGGgctccagttctgtctgcacctggtgggtggttgtgttttgggtttgctaactctctgcttttcatctgttctcacacttgctgttcagtgttcagaatttaatctgcgtcgctgaagactaaaattgcagcatatgtcattgcactggctctgcacattaaaaacttccaagctgacctcactgtcctgcagaatgACTTGAAGCTCCACGAAAGTAGGTGAGTCATGTTTGCTTATGCCTGTTAAGATGCCTGTGGTCCTCGTGCAAGcagtccctggggaagagggCTCTGGAGCCTCTTCTGTGCCCAAACAGTACA
This window harbors:
- the LOC140264755 gene encoding DNA-directed RNA polymerase I subunit RPA49-like, translating into MEVYNAEIFNMQPLLSDNLIPDDTRDYQNKSYRESHCSFVLEELKFLPADEKSRDRKARCLWFLDILIKFSFLKIIKKKHPMGPECPHIISRKLMKNFTDLQQWRCSEFNLRR